ACAAAATCGAGGGAGATGCGAGCGATGGACACCATTTCCAGGCGGTGTTTGGTCATGGTTTTGACATCCAGGCTGTGGATTCAGATTGTTTAGTTGAAGGTTTTAGGGGTTATAGTTTAGGCGACAACACTCACTCGTTTATATTGGTGGTGCGGGTCAGTTTGTCCTGATTCAGTGAAAAATTTCGCATCGTcctgaaattaaaatgaaggataaattgataaaatcACCGTACATTTTCGTGGCTTTTCCTTACCTCATGAGGTTCAGGTACACCGACAGAACCCAGAATATGGAGTTCACATTGTCCCAGCTGTCGGCATTCTTCACATCCACAATCTTGTGCTCGGCCAGCCAGCATACTTTCTCGATTGGGTAATAAAGTAGGTCCACTATGTTGGCCGTAACTCCCAGTACAGCCATTATGCGATCGGGTTCATTTTCACCCAAGCCATACTCCAAAGCATACTGGATCATGGGAATGTCGTCGATAAGGCGCAGGGTGGCTCTCGCACCCGAGATCTTGGAGCTGGCGGTGGCATATCGCTTGGCCAGATCCGGATTTCGTTTGGCATGGTATCCAGCCACCAGTTTGGCACTGTAGCACAGTGCCTTCATCACCTGAGCAATCGAAAAAATCagttatttaaattcatatttaatcAGTGCAATATTTTTACAGGTTCTGCGCATTAAGTTGGGCCGAGTGTTTATTTTATCAAGAGAGCTTACATATATGTTTACCTTTACCTGACCCCAATCGCCACTCAGCCTTGCAATTTGTGGAATTGCTTGGTTGTCACAAACAGATAAAATACTATCAGTGATAAAAAGAACACAACGAATGCCACAATCATCTCGTTTAATAGCTGGCAGGGGAGTGCGAGTTGTCCTGTTGGTTTTTCTGCCAGGATGGGTTTTGGGTGGTTCCGTTGTTTGCCCATTAATAGTccaatttgtttgatttgccATCAATGAATAAGTAATGATTGAGCCAGGGAAACTTATTTCGGATACCGAAAGCGTATATGCCCTTATTACATATTTCCATGGAAACACAGTatatcttttataaatttgtttcttaacaaaacaaaatatatataataaacgataaaatatttttctttgggATGCGGGATTTGTAAgatattttcatattattatcagtcaaactaaacaaattaaataaaaatatatcaggactaaaaaaactttggtcaagaacatgttttaaatgaatattaacCTTTTAAAAACCCATTCGTcgcatttcaattttaataacccatgcaagggtatataactTTTCGTTAAATGGAATTGGGTGTTTCCTAGTTAATCGCGTGTTAGACGATGACGGTTTACCAAACAAACCTTTCGTTCGTAACGTATTATCCGCTTTATTTGGCAGCGGGTTAAGGGTTTGCCGGCTATAGTATTCAGCATTATCTTGACTTGATCGCCGCCAAACCACGACTGATAAGCGAGAAGCAAAGAAATCCATTGCGAATGCGAAAGAAGTAAGGCAAGGTCCAATCGGACGAGACTTCCTTGTCCAAACCCCCAGTTCCAATGCCAACTTCAATATGCAACAACACCGTGAAAACCTGTTGGTTGGCTTTCAATTTCGATCGAGCCCCCCAATGGACCAGTCCAAAACAACCCGTCAATATGCCACGAtgcattttttgaaattttaagcATGTTTGGAAAATCACTCGTtgataaaagtaaacaaacagGTGTGCGGCAAATTAATTgcgaatttaataatttggaGGTGCGTTTTATGTTACCTTATCTCGCCCGCCATAGGAGTCTATAATATCACAGAATTCGTTAACAAACTTTGTCGTACTGCCCATAATTGCTCGCTTTAAACAGGTACCGTTTTATATCAGGCTAAAACACGAACTAAAACACACCAGCGAAAACACAAGAAATTGTCAATAGCGGGCgaggaaacaacaacaaaaagcagCTGAAGTCCATCGGTGATGCCAACTGGTGATTAAAGTAGCTAAATCATTGcaacagaaaaataataaaaatagctaTGTGTAAAATTTTGCCTTACTATTTAattagtagtagtagtagtagtcaAACCAGTAAACTATACTaacccaaaaattaaaaaagtaagtgttacaaaagaaataaacaaattacccatacgttgaattttttaagttctaaGTTAAACATAGTACGAATTCCGGTTCAAGCATTATAATCGAATATAAAGCCaatatctatatttttttcccgCTAAAAATAAAGCCATTTTGTCAACGCTAAGGCGGCCATCACTGAGGACAACAAATGGCAACGAACAGCTGTTGGAGCCGCTACAAATCGGTTACTATCGATAACAATCCGCCGGCGCTACCCAGCACTGTAATCGGACGCTGCTGCTATCGGTCGCACTGCAGGACGGGATCAGGATACGGAGACGGATTTGGAGGATAACACGCAACCATGAGCTTGCCCAGCGCCCACGCACACGCAGCCTCGCCCGTctacagcaacagcaatagcaacaccaacaacaagtCGAGTGCGGGCAAACAAAAGACTTCGTCGAAAAACGATTTGCTGCGCTGCGCCGTCGGTCTATTGCTGAAGCAGAAAAACTACGTGGTGAGTGAAGGATCTCCACAAATCCTATTCCCTTTTGTTTCTTAATCTCTGCATTTACTTAATCCTCCAGAGCAACGAAAAATTTCGCCGCTCGGACTTCCTACTGCTGCAGAATAAACAGCAATTCGCGGTAAACAAAATGTTGGACACGGATTTGCATGGCGGGAATAGCTTCACCTACTCCAATGTTCAGGTGATCAACAACAATCAGCACACGGTGGACCAGCAGTTTGGGCGCTTCTCGCAATTCGTGGAGGCCCAGGCGGAACCGCTGCGTCTGGAGATGAAGCGCTTCTATGGACCCATGTTGTGCCACTTCTATTTGGATATGCTTAAGGCTCGCGAACCCAGGGGCGCTGTGGAACTGCTGCGGAAATATGCCCATTTGGTGGCACCCGTGGATCTGTACGATGCACCACCGCCCACCAAGATCAACGGCTGCTCCACCTCCGCCACAGACTCCACCTTTCATATACGCTTCGCCAGGGAAGCCCTGGACACTGGGGACACGGAGCTGGACTACTTTATGCGGCTGGTGCAGACACTGAGCGGATATACACGGCTGGAGGCAGCCGAATCGGACGACACAGTGGCCCACTTCCGCTCCTCGAAGTACGAACTGCACACCACGGCCCAGGTGGTGGAGAGGATATGCACCTATCTACAGCGGCGGGGCCATGTTTTAATTATGAACCTGCTTTACACCTGGCTGCATGTCCACATCGTTGAGAACGAGCAGCGCTCCTTTAGTGAGGATCACCTGCTTGGTTTGACGGACGACTTGGAAGGTGAGGaagcggaggaggaggtgctAACCAAACCAATAGTATCTACCCGCGGAGACATCAAGCCCGGAAAATCCTTGACGGAAAAGTCCAACAGAAAACGACCTGCTGAGGAGCCAAATATAAAGCTGGAAATCGACATCAAGCAGGAAATCGA
This genomic window from Drosophila gunungcola strain Sukarami chromosome 3R, Dgunungcola_SK_2, whole genome shotgun sequence contains:
- the LOC128252474 gene encoding peroxisomal membrane protein 11C isoform X1, which encodes MANQTNWTINGQTTEPPKTHPGRKTNRTTRTPLPAIKRDDCGIRCVLFITDSILSVCDNQAIPQIARLSGDWGQVKVMKALCYSAKLVAGYHAKRNPDLAKRYATASSKISGARATLRLIDDIPMIQYALEYGLGENEPDRIMAVLGVTANIVDLLYYPIEKVCWLAEHKIVDVKNADSWDNVNSIFWVLSVYLNLMRTMRNFSLNQDKLTRTTNINDLDVKTMTKHRLEMVSIARISLDFVHAVSTLPKGYLWGGKLSTFQVGAIGTLSAGLGIYQIFAKRRLNK
- the LOC128252474 gene encoding peroxisomal membrane protein 11C isoform X3, which translates into the protein MLNTIAGKPLTRCQIKRIIRYERKVMKALCYSAKLVAGYHAKRNPDLAKRYATASSKISGARATLRLIDDIPMIQYALEYGLGENEPDRIMAVLGVTANIVDLLYYPIEKVCWLAEHKIVDVKNADSWDNVNSIFWVLSVYLNLMRTMRNFSLNQDKLTRTTNINDLDVKTMTKHRLEMVSIARISLDFVHAVSTLPKGYLWGGKLSTFQVGAIGTLSAGLGIYQIFAKRRLNK
- the LOC128252474 gene encoding peroxisomal membrane protein 11C isoform X2, whose amino-acid sequence is MANQTNWTINGQTTEPPKTHPGRKTNRTTRTPLPAIKRDDCGIRCVLFITDSILSVCDNQAIPQIARLSGDWGQVMKALCYSAKLVAGYHAKRNPDLAKRYATASSKISGARATLRLIDDIPMIQYALEYGLGENEPDRIMAVLGVTANIVDLLYYPIEKVCWLAEHKIVDVKNADSWDNVNSIFWVLSVYLNLMRTMRNFSLNQDKLTRTTNINDLDVKTMTKHRLEMVSIARISLDFVHAVSTLPKGYLWGGKLSTFQVGAIGTLSAGLGIYQIFAKRRLNK
- the LOC128252474 gene encoding peroxisomal membrane protein 11C isoform X4, whose product is MGSTTKFVNEFCDIIDSYGGRDKVMKALCYSAKLVAGYHAKRNPDLAKRYATASSKISGARATLRLIDDIPMIQYALEYGLGENEPDRIMAVLGVTANIVDLLYYPIEKVCWLAEHKIVDVKNADSWDNVNSIFWVLSVYLNLMRTMRNFSLNQDKLTRTTNINDLDVKTMTKHRLEMVSIARISLDFVHAVSTLPKGYLWGGKLSTFQVGAIGTLSAGLGIYQIFAKRRLNK